A stretch of Rhododendron vialii isolate Sample 1 chromosome 4a, ASM3025357v1 DNA encodes these proteins:
- the LOC131324650 gene encoding uncharacterized protein LOC131324650 isoform X1, which translates to MQDIKRQRRRQVHLSQPHELRSMAICRFCWAKRFQNEPPTFCCHNGEVVLTSPFVPSSLRNLFTSQTVEALEFSKHICAYNSSFCFTSFGVMLDKGLANLTGGVHTFRAQGQIYHELPSLIPSATFPCHFQLYFYDIDNELQNRLDIMENQLDKKKKNPI; encoded by the exons ATGCAAGATATCAAAA GACAACGAAGGCGACAAGTCCATCTTTCCCAACCGCATGAATTGCGGAGCATGGCAATTTGCCGATTTTGTTGGGCTAAAAGGTTCCAAAACGAGCCTCCAACTTTTTGTTGCCACAATGGAGAAGTAGTTCTGACAAGCCCATTTGTCCCATCAAGCCTACGAAACTTGTTCACTTCTCAAACTGTTGAAGCTTTGGAATTCAGCAAACACATCTGTGCCTATAATAGCAGCTTCTGTTTCACATCCTTTGGCGTCATGCTAGACAAAGGACTTGCTAATTTAACAGGAGGAGTTCACACATTTCGTGCACAAGGGCAAATTTACCATGAATTGCCATCTTTGATTCCATCAGCTACTTTTCCTTGTCACTTCCAACTATACTTCTACGATATTGATAATGAACTCCAAAATAGGTTAGACATTATGGAAAACCAGctggacaaaaagaaaaagaaccccATTTAA
- the LOC131324650 gene encoding lycopene epsilon cyclase, chloroplastic-like isoform X3: MLGLHLHKKGSIFRRKCKIGRGNAMPIILLQTQIMESDVSYLSSKVERIIETRNGQRLIACFGIPYRFATVASGASSGKLLEYVVGGPRLSVQTAYGLEVEMIVLGLNEKEVLAPSFELLHSH, translated from the exons ATGCTAGGTTTACACCTACACAAAAAGGGAAGTATATTCAGAAGAAAATGCAAAATAGGAAGAGGAAACGCAATGCCCATTATACTCCTCCAAACACAAATCATGGAGTCAGATGTTTCGTATCTGAGCTCAAAAGTGGAAAGGATAATCGAAACTAGAAATGGCCAGAGACTCATAGCATGTTTTGGTATTCCTTATAG GTTTGCCACTGTTGCTTCTGGAGCATCTTCTGGGAAACTATTGGAATATGTGGTCGGAGGTCCCAGGCTTTCTGTCCAAACAGCTTATGGCTTGGAGGTTGAG ATGATTGTACTGGGCTTGAATGAAAAAGAAGTATTAGCACCTTCATTTGAGCTCCTGCACTCACATTGA
- the LOC131324650 gene encoding lycopene epsilon cyclase, chloroplastic-like isoform X2, which translates to MLGLHLHKKGSIFRRKCKIGRGNAMPIILLQTQIMESDVSYLSSKVERIIETRNGQRLIACFGIPYRFATVASGASSGKLLEYVVGGPRLSVQTAYGLEVEWYGDSHYLCLVDVSIHFVLSADDCTGLE; encoded by the exons ATGCTAGGTTTACACCTACACAAAAAGGGAAGTATATTCAGAAGAAAATGCAAAATAGGAAGAGGAAACGCAATGCCCATTATACTCCTCCAAACACAAATCATGGAGTCAGATGTTTCGTATCTGAGCTCAAAAGTGGAAAGGATAATCGAAACTAGAAATGGCCAGAGACTCATAGCATGTTTTGGTATTCCTTATAG GTTTGCCACTGTTGCTTCTGGAGCATCTTCTGGGAAACTATTGGAATATGTGGTCGGAGGTCCCAGGCTTTCTGTCCAAACAGCTTATGGCTTGGAGGTTGAG TGGTATGGTGATTCGCATTACCTTTGTTTGGTGGATGTATCTATACATTTCGTTTTGAGTGCAGATGATTGTACTGGGCTTGAATGA